A part of Desulfobacter sp. genomic DNA contains:
- a CDS encoding cupin domain-containing protein, whose amino-acid sequence MQTGKVNQRILSFMEKRGMDIQGLADTTGLDAEFIKTMLDEDVYPPLGPLMKIARALGVRLGTFLDDQESSDPYIVRQAEREAEFSVLAGKNKATALNFYALGKGKTDRHMEPFFVEILPESAKDKTLSSHEGEEFIAVISGSIEVIYGNKIHILNAGDSVYYNSIVPHYVSCAGEEKAEIHAVIYIPE is encoded by the coding sequence ATGCAGACCGGAAAAGTAAACCAGCGGATTTTATCGTTCATGGAAAAACGGGGAATGGATATCCAGGGCCTGGCCGACACCACCGGCCTGGATGCAGAATTTATCAAAACCATGCTGGATGAGGATGTATATCCCCCGCTGGGTCCATTGATGAAAATCGCCAGGGCTTTGGGCGTCCGCCTGGGCACCTTTCTGGATGACCAGGAATCCAGCGATCCCTATATTGTCCGCCAGGCAGAGCGGGAGGCCGAATTTTCAGTACTGGCCGGCAAAAACAAGGCCACGGCCCTGAATTTCTATGCCCTGGGCAAGGGCAAGACAGACCGGCACATGGAGCCCTTTTTCGTGGAAATCCTGCCGGAATCGGCCAAGGACAAAACCCTTTCCTCCCATGAAGGGGAAGAGTTTATCGCCGTCATCTCCGGTTCAATAGAGGTAATCTACGGCAACAAAATCCACATCCTCAACGCCGGGGATTCCGTCTATTACAACTCCATCGTTCCCCACTATGTATCCTGTGCCGGTGAGGAAAAAGCAGAAATCCATGCCGTGATCTATATTCCGGAATAA
- a CDS encoding AMP-binding protein, whose amino-acid sequence MDEKTSDKIQALQDLTLGQILDRTVERFPDNPAIVYVDRDFRLTYKEFARVVDETAKGLMALGVKKGEKVAVWATNIPFWVTLQFATAKIGAVLLTVNTNYKTAELEYLLTHSETENLFLIDGFQDTDYINTVYELVPELKTCQRGHLKSEKFPHLKRVAFLGPEKHRGMYTIPEIRSLSVMVSDEDYEARQASLDPHEVVNMQYTSGTTGFPKGVMLTHYNIGNNGYWIGANQNFTENDRVCLPVPLFHCFGCVLGVLAAVNHGTCMVVLEGFDPLLIMASVEQEKCTALYGVPTMFIAVLDHPMFNKFDFSSLRTGIMAGSNCPVHVMEQVIDKMNMTDITICYGLTEASPVMTYTRIDDDIRVRVETVGRPLPHIEVKVVNPETGEVLPAGSQGEVCCRGYNVMKGYYNNPEATAEAIDKDGWLHSGDLGVMDGAGNLSITGRHKDMIIRGGENIYPKEIEEFLYRMDEILDVQVAAVPSKKYGEEVGAFVILKEGADLEPSDVSDFCRGKISRYKIPRYVHFLNEYPMTASGKIQKYKLSEMSVDIWPDRR is encoded by the coding sequence ATGGACGAAAAAACATCAGACAAGATCCAGGCATTGCAGGACCTGACCCTGGGACAGATCCTGGACCGCACCGTTGAACGATTCCCCGACAACCCGGCCATTGTATACGTGGACCGGGATTTCAGGCTGACTTACAAAGAATTTGCCCGGGTGGTGGACGAAACCGCCAAGGGCCTCATGGCACTGGGCGTGAAAAAGGGTGAAAAAGTGGCGGTTTGGGCCACCAACATCCCCTTCTGGGTCACCCTGCAGTTTGCCACGGCAAAAATCGGGGCGGTGCTGCTCACGGTGAACACCAACTATAAAACAGCGGAACTGGAATACCTGCTCACCCATTCGGAAACCGAAAACCTCTTTTTAATCGACGGATTCCAGGACACCGATTACATCAATACCGTCTACGAACTGGTGCCGGAACTGAAAACCTGTCAGCGGGGCCACCTTAAATCCGAAAAATTTCCCCACCTCAAACGGGTGGCCTTCCTGGGCCCTGAAAAACACCGGGGCATGTACACCATTCCCGAGATCCGGTCGCTGTCCGTGATGGTCAGCGATGAGGACTATGAGGCCCGCCAGGCATCCCTGGATCCCCACGAGGTGGTCAACATGCAGTACACCTCGGGCACCACGGGCTTTCCCAAGGGCGTCATGCTCACCCATTATAACATCGGCAACAACGGGTACTGGATCGGGGCCAACCAGAATTTCACGGAAAACGACCGGGTCTGCCTGCCCGTGCCCCTGTTCCACTGCTTCGGCTGCGTGCTCGGGGTGCTGGCCGCCGTGAACCACGGTACCTGCATGGTGGTCCTGGAAGGCTTCGACCCCCTTCTGATCATGGCCTCGGTGGAACAGGAAAAGTGCACCGCCCTCTACGGGGTACCCACCATGTTCATCGCCGTGCTGGACCACCCCATGTTCAATAAATTCGACTTTTCCTCCCTGCGCACCGGGATCATGGCCGGGTCCAACTGCCCGGTCCACGTCATGGAGCAGGTCATCGACAAGATGAACATGACCGACATCACCATCTGCTACGGCCTCACCGAGGCCTCTCCGGTGATGACCTACACCCGCATCGACGACGATATACGGGTGCGGGTGGAAACCGTGGGCCGGCCCCTGCCCCATATCGAGGTCAAGGTGGTGAACCCTGAAACCGGCGAAGTGCTGCCCGCCGGCAGCCAGGGCGAGGTCTGCTGCCGGGGCTACAATGTGATGAAGGGCTATTATAACAACCCCGAGGCCACGGCCGAAGCCATTGACAAGGACGGCTGGCTCCACTCCGGCGACCTGGGCGTCATGGACGGGGCGGGCAACCTCTCCATCACCGGCCGCCACAAGGATATGATCATCCGGGGCGGGGAAAACATCTATCCCAAGGAAATCGAGGAATTTCTCTACCGCATGGACGAAATCCTGGATGTACAGGTGGCCGCGGTCCCCAGTAAAAAATACGGGGAGGAAGTCGGCGCCTTTGTCATCCTCAAGGAGGGGGCCGACCTTGAGCCCAGCGATGTCAGCGATTTCTGCCGGGGCAAGATCAGCCGGTATAAAATTCCCAGGTACGTCCATTTCCTCAATGAATATCCCATGACCGCCTCGGGCAAGATCCAGAAGTACAAACTCTCTGAAATGTCCGTTGATATCTGGCCGGACAGAAGGTAG
- a CDS encoding aminotransferase class I/II-fold pyridoxal phosphate-dependent enzyme, which yields MALYSDRTRIIGTENAFKIGPHISRVEASGTPVVRLNLGEPDFTPPDWVLDEVIFHLRAGNTKYCDPMGLASLRQAIATQVGETRGLDISADQVCVFPGGKPAIAFTQQLYCNPGDEIIYPSPGFPIYESMVAYFGAVPVPLHLEESENFTFGADQLRDLITPRTKLIILNFPSNPTGGVADRKLLEEIAEVILSNCGRDVRVYSDEIYENIIFDGAVHASIASVPGMEKRTLIASGFSKSFAWTGGRIGYIVTPTAAEAQGFKQLNINYFSCIPPYNQEGARAAMEHPESRAWMEHMTSAFQRRRDLVVSTLNQIPGIRCQLPKGAFYAFPNISELCESLGVIDAFDRLPEELKQRTSVSGLFQMFTLYAHGVAVLDRSSFGSIGAENRHFIRLSLASGREELEKGLAGLASAGADRDGFARFATDTQALSEIL from the coding sequence ATGGCATTGTACTCTGATAGAACCCGCATTATAGGCACGGAAAACGCATTTAAAATCGGCCCCCATATTTCCCGGGTGGAAGCCTCAGGCACCCCAGTGGTCCGACTGAACCTGGGCGAACCCGACTTTACCCCGCCGGACTGGGTACTGGACGAGGTGATTTTTCATCTGCGGGCCGGCAATACCAAATACTGCGACCCCATGGGGCTGGCCTCCCTTCGTCAAGCCATCGCAACCCAGGTCGGCGAGACCCGGGGACTGGATATTTCAGCGGACCAGGTCTGTGTCTTCCCAGGGGGGAAACCCGCCATCGCCTTTACCCAGCAGCTCTACTGCAACCCAGGCGATGAAATCATTTACCCCAGCCCGGGCTTCCCCATTTACGAATCCATGGTGGCCTATTTCGGGGCCGTGCCCGTCCCCCTCCACCTGGAGGAATCGGAAAACTTCACCTTTGGTGCGGATCAGCTGCGGGACCTGATCACCCCCAGGACCAAACTTATAATCCTCAACTTCCCCTCCAACCCCACCGGAGGGGTGGCGGACAGAAAACTGCTTGAAGAAATCGCAGAAGTGATCCTCTCCAATTGCGGCAGGGATGTGCGGGTATACTCCGATGAAATCTACGAAAACATCATCTTTGACGGGGCCGTCCATGCATCCATCGCCTCGGTGCCGGGCATGGAGAAACGCACCCTCATTGCCTCGGGTTTTTCCAAATCCTTTGCATGGACCGGCGGCCGCATCGGCTATATCGTCACACCCACGGCAGCGGAGGCCCAGGGGTTTAAACAGCTGAACATCAACTATTTTTCCTGCATCCCCCCCTACAATCAGGAGGGGGCCAGGGCCGCTATGGAACACCCGGAGAGCCGTGCCTGGATGGAACATATGACCTCGGCCTTTCAACGCCGCCGGGACCTGGTGGTAAGCACATTGAACCAGATCCCCGGCATCCGCTGCCAGCTTCCAAAAGGTGCCTTTTACGCCTTCCCTAATATCTCGGAACTCTGTGAATCCCTGGGGGTGATCGACGCCTTTGACCGCCTCCCCGAAGAACTGAAACAGCGCACCTCGGTCTCCGGCCTTTTCCAGATGTTCACCCTTTATGCCCACGGGGTGGCGGTGCTGGACCGATCATCCTTCGGCAGCATCGGCGCCGAAAACAGACATTTTATCCGCCTCTCCCTGGCTTCGGGCCGGGAGGAACTTGAAAAAGGCCTGGCGGGCCTGGCTTCGGCCGGTGCGGACCGGGACGGATTTGCCCGGTTTGCCACCGATACCCAGGCCCTCTCCGAAATCCTATAA
- a CDS encoding thiamine ABC transporter substrate-binding protein: MKLKYFCLILISLVWIISPVQAAEKQITIMTHDSFSISKPVLADFQKALGARVVILRSGDAGEALNKAILSKNNPLADIFYGVDNTFFSRALDEDIFIPYAPKVLANLAPELLMDPKHRLVPVDFGDVCLNYDIQWFKTRKIEPPKGLEDLVNPVYKGLTVVQNPATSSPGLAFLLATVSRFGEKGYIDYWKQLKTNDLLIVNGWKEAYWGHFTAASKGDRPIVVSYASSPAAEVFYAETKPDQAPTGVVIDNGSAFRQVEFAGILKNSASQDLAKKAMDFILSPRFQEDIPLQMFVFPSNTKAALPKVFTDHARITGDPARLDPELMDKHRDRWIREWTEALL, translated from the coding sequence ATGAAATTAAAATACTTCTGCCTGATTCTCATTTCCCTGGTCTGGATAATATCCCCGGTCCAGGCCGCTGAAAAGCAAATCACCATCATGACCCACGACAGTTTCAGCATCAGCAAGCCGGTGCTGGCGGACTTTCAAAAAGCCCTGGGCGCCAGGGTGGTGATCCTTCGGTCCGGGGACGCAGGCGAGGCGTTGAACAAGGCCATCCTTTCAAAAAACAATCCCCTGGCCGACATATTCTACGGGGTGGACAACACCTTTTTCAGCCGGGCCCTGGACGAAGATATATTCATTCCCTACGCCCCAAAAGTGCTGGCGAACCTGGCACCGGAACTCCTGATGGATCCGAAGCACCGGCTGGTGCCCGTGGATTTCGGGGATGTCTGCCTCAACTACGACATCCAATGGTTCAAGACCCGCAAGATTGAACCGCCCAAAGGCCTTGAAGACCTGGTCAACCCGGTTTACAAAGGACTCACCGTGGTCCAGAACCCGGCCACCTCCTCACCGGGCCTGGCCTTCCTGCTGGCCACCGTCAGCCGCTTCGGCGAAAAAGGTTACATCGACTATTGGAAACAATTAAAGACCAATGATCTTCTCATCGTCAACGGGTGGAAGGAAGCCTATTGGGGCCATTTCACCGCTGCCTCCAAGGGGGACCGGCCCATCGTGGTCTCCTATGCCTCCAGCCCGGCGGCCGAAGTTTTTTATGCGGAGACCAAACCGGATCAGGCCCCCACCGGGGTGGTGATCGATAATGGTTCCGCCTTCAGGCAGGTGGAATTTGCCGGTATCCTTAAAAACAGTGCCAGCCAGGATCTGGCCAAAAAGGCCATGGATTTCATCCTCTCCCCCCGGTTCCAGGAAGACATCCCCCTGCAGATGTTCGTCTTTCCGTCCAACACCAAAGCGGCTCTGCCCAAAGTATTCACCGACCATGCCCGGATCACCGGCGACCCGGCCCGGCTGGACCCGGAACTCATGGATAAACACCGGGACCGGTGGATCCGGGAATGGACAGAAGCTTTATTATAG
- a CDS encoding iron ABC transporter permease → MKKQIYTHPYFLAGLVPALFFLVFYFYPLSGIFLKSFFPKGEVNLLFLDQVLGSARMMKIIWFTFWQAALSTLLTLACALPAAFAMANYEFRFKKTLRLLASIPFVLPAVVVAAALESCFGRTGWIGEIRHPLALILLAHVFYNFSVMLRIITGYWTSLQGEIREAAAMLGASPAQAFFHVTLPLLRPAIWAGALLVFIFCFSSFGIILILGGPGYATIEAEIYRQAAHLFNLPLASFLSLVQIVFTFGLMSLYTRFSKRAAQFIPKAGEIRLKPPERPWEKSLVAGTALFIIIVCVMPMVSLAASSLVHNGDFSLAYYRAIFENTTDSVFYVPPFQAVQYSFIFAAGALAIALVAGVCAALFITHADRHIKSRLAAFFDPLFMLPLSTSAVTLGFGIIITLDHPPLNLRTSPFLIPLVHALVGFPFVLRALLPALRTIPAQMGEAAAMLGASPLKVLRHIDLPLMSRSLVAGAVFAFTISLGEFGATIFAAPPTTPTIPIAIYRFLGQPGAMNYGQAMAVSTILMAATALGFIIIENLRPGNAEGI, encoded by the coding sequence GTGAAAAAACAGATTTACACCCATCCCTATTTTCTGGCCGGCCTTGTGCCGGCCCTGTTTTTCCTGGTCTTTTATTTTTATCCCCTGTCGGGAATTTTCCTTAAAAGCTTTTTCCCCAAAGGGGAGGTGAACCTTCTCTTCCTGGACCAGGTACTGGGGTCGGCCCGGATGATGAAAATCATCTGGTTCACCTTCTGGCAGGCGGCCCTCTCCACCCTTCTGACCCTGGCCTGTGCCCTGCCCGCCGCCTTTGCCATGGCCAATTACGAATTCAGGTTTAAAAAGACATTGCGCCTGCTGGCCTCCATCCCCTTTGTGCTGCCGGCGGTGGTGGTGGCAGCGGCCCTGGAGTCCTGTTTCGGCCGGACCGGATGGATCGGCGAGATCCGCCATCCCCTGGCCCTGATCCTCCTGGCCCATGTTTTTTACAATTTTTCAGTCATGCTCCGGATCATCACCGGCTATTGGACAAGTCTCCAGGGGGAGATCCGGGAAGCGGCGGCCATGCTGGGGGCCTCCCCGGCCCAGGCCTTTTTCCATGTAACCCTGCCCCTGCTCAGGCCGGCAATTTGGGCCGGGGCCCTGCTGGTCTTCATCTTTTGTTTTTCCTCCTTCGGCATCATCCTCATCCTGGGAGGGCCGGGTTACGCCACCATTGAAGCCGAAATTTACCGCCAGGCCGCCCATCTGTTCAACCTGCCCCTGGCCTCCTTTCTCTCTTTGGTGCAGATCGTTTTCACCTTCGGGCTCATGAGCCTGTACACAAGATTCAGCAAAAGGGCGGCCCAATTCATCCCCAAGGCCGGGGAGATCCGGCTGAAACCGCCGGAACGGCCCTGGGAAAAATCCCTGGTGGCCGGCACCGCCCTCTTCATTATCATTGTCTGCGTGATGCCCATGGTTTCCCTGGCGGCAAGCTCCCTGGTCCACAACGGAGATTTTTCCCTGGCCTATTACCGGGCCATATTTGAAAACACCACGGACTCGGTATTTTACGTGCCGCCCTTCCAGGCGGTTCAATACTCTTTTATCTTTGCGGCCGGGGCCCTGGCCATTGCCCTGGTGGCCGGGGTATGCGCCGCCCTGTTCATCACCCATGCCGACCGGCATATCAAGAGCCGGCTGGCGGCCTTTTTCGATCCCCTGTTCATGCTGCCCCTGTCCACATCCGCCGTGACCCTGGGATTCGGCATCATCATCACCCTGGACCATCCGCCCCTGAACCTGAGGACCTCCCCCTTTCTCATCCCCCTGGTCCACGCCCTGGTGGGATTCCCCTTTGTACTCCGCGCCCTGCTGCCGGCCCTGAGGACCATCCCGGCCCAAATGGGAGAGGCCGCGGCCATGCTGGGGGCATCTCCCCTGAAGGTATTGCGGCACATCGACCTGCCCCTGATGTCCAGGTCACTGGTGGCCGGGGCGGTATTTGCCTTTACCATCAGCCTGGGGGAATTCGGGGCCACCATTTTTGCGGCGCCGCCCACCACCCCCACCATCCCCATTGCCATCTACCGGTTCCTGGGCCAGCCCGGCGCCATGAACTACGGCCAGGCCATGGCGGTGTCCACCATTCTCATGGCCGCCACGGCCCTGGGCTTTATCATCATAGAAAACCTGAGACCCGGCAACGCCGAAGGGATTTAA
- a CDS encoding ABC transporter ATP-binding protein, with protein sequence MEDQLVIEDILVTEEDGTPVMGPLDLSLPRGSKLSVLGPSGSGKTTLLRLIAGLVSPDRGRIRFNGRSIIGLPPHKRNFGLMFQEYALFPHLNVFENIAFGLKMKKESRSAQDKRVNQMLDLTGLKGLETRRVDELSGGERQRVALARTLAPGPELLMLDEPLSALDRVLRKRLLSQLTDILSALNITTIFVTHDHEEAFAAGTQILLLNEGRIVQQGSSEDLLHSPATPWVKQFMA encoded by the coding sequence ATGGAAGACCAACTCGTCATTGAAGATATTCTGGTTACCGAAGAAGACGGCACACCGGTGATGGGCCCCCTGGACCTCAGCCTGCCCCGGGGAAGCAAACTATCCGTGCTGGGCCCCTCGGGCAGCGGGAAAACCACTTTGCTGAGGCTCATCGCCGGCCTGGTATCCCCGGACCGGGGCCGCATCCGGTTCAACGGCAGATCCATCATCGGCCTGCCGCCCCATAAGCGGAATTTCGGCCTCATGTTCCAGGAATACGCCCTTTTCCCCCACCTCAACGTGTTTGAAAACATCGCCTTCGGCCTTAAAATGAAAAAGGAATCCAGGTCCGCCCAGGACAAACGGGTAAACCAAATGCTGGACCTCACCGGCCTCAAAGGCCTGGAGACCCGCAGGGTGGACGAACTTTCCGGCGGGGAACGCCAGCGGGTGGCCCTGGCCCGCACCCTGGCCCCGGGGCCTGAACTGCTCATGCTTGACGAACCCTTGAGCGCCCTGGACCGGGTCCTGAGAAAGCGGCTGCTCTCCCAGCTCACCGATATTCTGTCGGCCCTGAACATCACCACCATCTTCGTCACCCACGACCATGAAGAGGCCTTTGCCGCAGGCACCCAAATACTCCTGCTCAACGAAGGCAGAATCGTTCAGCAGGGCAGCTCTGAAGACCTATTGCACAGCCCTGCCACCCCCTGGGTAAAGCAATTCATGGCCTGA
- a CDS encoding TonB-dependent receptor: MEYEVGMIQSWDRLHFRAAAWYYDIRDFINDNGITAPMAGAGSNCLYNIDSVELYGLEVEASLQVSEKFRITASYVFQEHDISQTGFEQDWTYYLPATLPKHKVKVLAAYEIIPEGWIQLSSRFVGSRGSQKGAELNDYAVCDLGFRKAFRLGGLDYDLNLFADNITGTRYEEIAGYPMPRYVWGITMGVSF; encoded by the coding sequence GTGGAATATGAAGTGGGCATGATCCAGAGCTGGGACCGTCTTCATTTCAGGGCGGCGGCCTGGTATTACGATATCCGTGATTTTATCAACGACAACGGCATTACCGCCCCCATGGCCGGGGCCGGATCCAACTGCCTCTACAATATTGATTCCGTGGAACTCTACGGCCTGGAAGTCGAAGCCTCCCTCCAGGTGAGCGAAAAATTCCGCATCACCGCTTCCTATGTCTTCCAGGAGCATGATATCAGCCAGACCGGGTTTGAACAGGACTGGACCTATTACCTGCCGGCCACCCTGCCCAAACACAAGGTGAAGGTGCTGGCGGCCTACGAAATCATTCCTGAGGGATGGATCCAGCTCAGCTCCCGGTTCGTGGGTTCCCGGGGCTCCCAGAAGGGGGCGGAACTCAACGATTATGCCGTCTGTGACCTGGGATTCAGGAAAGCATTCAGGCTGGGCGGGCTGGACTACGACCTCAACCTCTTTGCCGATAATATTACCGGCACCCGGTACGAGGAGATTGCCGGCTATCCCATGCCCAGGTATGTCTGGGGGATAACAATGGGGGTTTCATTTTAA
- a CDS encoding TonB-dependent receptor produces MFKSIFRASRPILCIVLLLILAPPAFAGEPESPAVDLGEVTVIGTQPGVDITADKTVIHMDQFEKPGSITTLTDVLTEIGGVDVQRANALMASPGDEVSIRGLNEGRMVIEVDGRRINHTGHMGRYIVDWSTLTLDDVEKIEIIRGGHSVLHPFAIGGVINIITKKGGAGDKKVAGQVNLGYGRYNTRNASASLNGSAGSHVDYHFSGGQQESDGYLKNNFQKTKSFNGHLNFHLPEGAGLSLNLKHSQVNYGMPVVNDPNDPNPAVAALYDPDYPVFSRGSDQLRHLNWPQLPGGETPEWDKETNYLDGIFTLPAGPGELKVHGFITDGRRVTSLYSKAGAFQADQFSDDRTRGIITEYRDVDLFDNHSFTLGLEYQELGQPSGTRTIYRVKSAYLQDVVSLGDKWTLTPGVRYYHVDKVTYKSWMEMGYASMPPGWPFSVDNSGKTETDSDFFPSLKVDYRLTQDTTLYAAASRSYRLPCP; encoded by the coding sequence ATGTTCAAGTCGATTTTCAGGGCGTCACGCCCGATTCTATGTATTGTTCTATTGCTCATCCTTGCCCCTCCGGCCTTTGCCGGGGAACCGGAGAGCCCGGCCGTCGACCTGGGAGAGGTGACGGTGATCGGCACCCAGCCGGGGGTGGATATTACGGCGGACAAGACCGTGATCCACATGGACCAGTTTGAAAAGCCGGGTTCCATTACCACCCTCACCGATGTGCTCACCGAAATCGGCGGGGTGGATGTCCAGCGCGCCAACGCCCTCATGGCCAGCCCCGGGGACGAAGTCTCCATCCGGGGGCTTAACGAGGGCCGGATGGTCATTGAGGTGGACGGCCGGCGGATCAACCATACCGGCCATATGGGCCGGTATATCGTGGACTGGTCCACCCTGACCCTGGACGATGTGGAAAAGATCGAGATCATCCGGGGCGGCCATTCCGTGCTCCACCCCTTTGCCATCGGCGGGGTGATCAATATCATTACCAAAAAGGGCGGGGCCGGGGATAAAAAAGTGGCCGGCCAGGTCAATCTGGGATACGGCCGGTACAATACCCGCAATGCATCCGCCTCTCTCAACGGCAGTGCCGGTTCCCATGTGGATTACCATTTTTCAGGGGGGCAGCAGGAGAGTGACGGATACCTGAAAAACAATTTTCAGAAAACCAAATCATTCAACGGCCATTTAAATTTCCACCTGCCTGAAGGGGCGGGATTGTCTTTGAATCTTAAACACTCCCAGGTGAATTACGGCATGCCCGTGGTCAATGATCCCAATGATCCGAATCCTGCCGTGGCCGCCCTTTACGACCCTGATTATCCGGTGTTTTCCAGGGGCTCGGACCAGCTGCGCCACCTGAATTGGCCCCAGCTTCCCGGCGGAGAGACCCCGGAATGGGACAAGGAAACCAACTACCTGGACGGCATCTTTACCCTGCCGGCAGGGCCGGGGGAATTGAAGGTCCACGGGTTCATCACCGACGGCCGGCGGGTGACCAGCCTTTACAGCAAGGCCGGTGCCTTTCAGGCGGACCAGTTTTCCGACGACAGGACCCGGGGCATCATCACCGAATACCGGGATGTGGATCTGTTTGACAACCATTCCTTCACCCTGGGCCTTGAATACCAGGAGCTGGGACAGCCCTCGGGCACCCGGACCATTTACCGGGTGAAGTCCGCCTATCTCCAGGATGTGGTCTCCCTGGGGGACAAATGGACCCTGACCCCTGGGGTGCGCTACTACCATGTGGACAAGGTCACATATAAATCCTGGATGGAAATGGGGTATGCCTCCATGCCGCCGGGCTGGCCCTTTTCCGTGGACAACAGCGGCAAAACCGAAACGGATTCGGATTTTTTCCCCAGCCTCAAGGTGGATTACAGGCTCACCCAGGACACCACCCTCTATGCGGCAGCCTCGCGTTCATACCGGCTGCCCTGCCCCTGA
- a CDS encoding methyltransferase domain-containing protein, with translation MQVEKERTREEYQDPAHTDPAQQDRARQEFFNRRAAGWLDNFYKNPETGNHDLHREKIWAIVGRLAPEPGHRILDLGCGSGVMVPYLLERLGPEGRLAEMDYAREMIDANRALHRDGRISFECTHVMDMPFGAAAFDRVICFACFPHFQDQAGAVERIAKVLKPGGRLVIAHLMSSQEIAGHHRGHTPVSRDQLPPLHCLAGWLADQGLKISDFTDRPGFYCLAAVKGPDGP, from the coding sequence ATGCAGGTGGAAAAAGAAAGAACAAGAGAAGAATACCAGGACCCGGCCCATACCGATCCGGCTCAGCAGGACCGGGCCAGGCAGGAATTTTTCAACCGGCGGGCCGCGGGCTGGCTGGACAACTTCTATAAAAATCCGGAAACAGGGAACCATGACCTGCACCGGGAAAAGATATGGGCAATTGTGGGCCGGCTGGCCCCTGAACCCGGTCACCGTATTCTGGACCTGGGATGCGGCAGCGGGGTGATGGTGCCCTATCTTCTGGAACGGCTGGGGCCGGAGGGCCGTCTGGCGGAGATGGACTACGCCCGGGAGATGATTGATGCCAACCGGGCCCTCCACCGGGACGGGCGGATTTCCTTTGAATGCACCCATGTGATGGATATGCCCTTTGGGGCGGCTGCCTTTGACCGGGTGATCTGTTTTGCCTGTTTCCCTCATTTCCAGGACCAGGCCGGTGCGGTTGAACGGATTGCAAAGGTACTCAAACCCGGGGGACGACTGGTAATCGCCCACCTCATGTCCTCCCAGGAGATTGCCGGCCACCACCGCGGCCACACCCCGGTTTCCCGGGACCAGTTGCCGCCCCTCCATTGCCTGGCCGGCTGGCTGGCGGACCAGGGGCTGAAGATAAGTGATTTTACGGACAGGCCCGGCTTTTATTGCCTGGCCGCCGTGAAGGGGCCGGACGGCCCCTAG